A portion of the Bacteroides faecium genome contains these proteins:
- a CDS encoding ComF family protein, translating to MERPIFVAQYTFPLTLETVEEENRILCKVALRCEYVIRFEDDGKFYFLLETRSDYEQQFASCGWYIVNQTCFNERLTIGMGLYESGHLAGFMYYLKSGSEDEARFWNNVLIFTFLNDFRKAFYPLDNRFQGFFRLDGSLCLYLYDYCPVRRNDKITFEGKKISNLIFKFKSGHETDLAVKLFSIAISRIRAIQENKHRAVLVPIPASTREKNRIRYEEFCRKLSADIGVADGYGAITLTADRPQLKGTHGQDKTANLQFHPEYIKDKCVLLIDDLLTTGEGFIQTRRKLIEHGAKFVIGLFLAKTIAFEDEQKG from the coding sequence ATGGAACGCCCTATATTTGTAGCACAATACACCTTTCCCCTTACCCTCGAAACCGTCGAGGAAGAAAACCGCATTTTATGCAAGGTCGCCCTTCGGTGCGAGTACGTGATCCGTTTCGAGGACGACGGCAAATTCTATTTCCTGCTCGAAACCCGTTCCGATTACGAACAGCAGTTTGCATCTTGCGGATGGTATATCGTCAATCAGACCTGTTTCAATGAAAGGCTGACTATCGGCATGGGCTTGTACGAAAGCGGGCATCTGGCAGGCTTCATGTACTATTTGAAGTCCGGCAGCGAGGACGAAGCCCGTTTCTGGAACAACGTTCTCATCTTTACCTTCCTGAACGATTTCCGCAAAGCCTTTTACCCGTTGGATAACCGTTTTCAGGGCTTTTTCCGTCTGGACGGCAGCCTGTGCCTTTACCTGTATGATTATTGCCCCGTCCGGCGCAACGACAAGATCACCTTTGAGGGCAAGAAGATTTCCAACCTTATTTTCAAGTTCAAGTCCGGGCACGAAACCGACCTTGCCGTCAAGCTCTTTTCCATCGCTATCAGCCGCATCCGTGCCATTCAGGAGAACAAGCACCGTGCCGTACTCGTTCCTATTCCCGCATCCACCCGTGAGAAGAATCGCATCCGTTACGAAGAGTTTTGCCGCAAGCTATCGGCGGACATCGGAGTAGCCGACGGCTACGGGGCTATCACGCTCACCGCCGACCGTCCCCAACTCAAAGGCACGCACGGGCAGGACAAGACCGCCAACCTGCAATTTCATCCCGAATATATCAAGGACAAATGCGTTCTGTTGATTGATGATCTACTGACAACTGGCGAAGGATTCATACAGACACGCCGCAAATTGATCGAACATGGAGCGAAGTTTGTAATTGGTCTGTTCCTTGCCAAGACCATCGCTTTTGAGGACGAACAGAAAGGGTGA
- a CDS encoding helix-turn-helix domain-containing protein, which translates to MYNDEITFDKLPQAITYLIEQVAELKQMVLKLQPTQSEKHVLIEIDDASRIIKKAKSTIYTLVRKGLLPYYKKGKKLYFYEDELLAWIENGQKKTSEQNYDQMLASIQKNVHRKPKSGFSI; encoded by the coding sequence ATGTATAATGATGAAATCACTTTCGATAAGTTACCGCAAGCGATAACTTATCTGATCGAACAGGTCGCTGAGTTAAAACAAATGGTGTTGAAACTTCAACCAACGCAATCGGAGAAGCATGTATTGATAGAGATAGACGATGCATCACGAATCATCAAAAAAGCCAAGTCTACCATCTATACCCTTGTACGCAAAGGGCTTCTCCCCTATTACAAGAAAGGAAAGAAACTCTACTTTTACGAAGATGAACTATTGGCGTGGATTGAGAATGGACAAAAAAAGACTTCCGAACAGAATTATGACCAAATGTTAGCTTCAATACAAAAAAATGTGCACCGTAAACCGAAATCCGGTTTCAGTATCTAA
- a CDS encoding type II toxin-antitoxin system HipA family toxin yields MAQIKDIYVYMDWQESDSPIQMGVLHSEVLRGKEVFSFENNTDWLTYKQFRVLDPDLAQFSGKQYLPADKSNFGMFLDSSPDRWGRMLMRRREAINARLENRPSRTLTEADYLLGVYDGNRMGALRFKLSPDDEFMDNNKAMATPPWTSIRDLEYASLQLEKENLKDDAEYAKWLNMLIAPGSSLGGARPKANILDNNGALWIAKFPSGHDTKDMGAWEAVTAEMARKCGIEMAESRAQKFSNRQHTFLTKRFDRINGKRIHFASAMTLLGYTDGTNSAEGVSYLELAEWIGRNCDNVSQNLEQLWRRIVFNIAVSNCDDHLRNHGFLLTPKGWTLSPAYDINPDEHGMGLKLNISEDDNSLDFELALSVAAYFGLDNATSNEIINHTKKVVSNWQQLATQYGISRSEQEDNAGAFRY; encoded by the coding sequence ATGGCACAGATCAAAGATATATATGTATATATGGATTGGCAAGAAAGCGATTCTCCAATTCAAATGGGTGTGTTGCATAGTGAAGTATTACGCGGCAAAGAAGTGTTTTCTTTTGAGAATAACACTGACTGGCTAACCTACAAACAATTCAGAGTCTTGGATCCCGACTTAGCCCAATTCTCAGGAAAACAATACTTGCCGGCCGACAAAAGTAATTTTGGAATGTTTCTCGATTCATCTCCGGATCGTTGGGGACGTATGTTGATGCGCAGACGGGAAGCGATCAATGCTCGCTTAGAAAACAGACCGAGCAGAACACTCACCGAAGCTGATTATCTATTAGGTGTTTACGATGGCAACCGAATGGGAGCTTTACGATTTAAACTATCGCCCGATGATGAATTTATGGACAATAATAAAGCCATGGCAACACCACCGTGGACATCCATTCGTGACCTTGAATATGCAAGTCTTCAACTGGAAAAAGAGAATTTGAAAGACGATGCAGAATATGCCAAGTGGCTCAATATGCTCATAGCACCCGGTTCCTCATTAGGAGGGGCTCGCCCAAAAGCAAATATTCTGGATAATAATGGAGCACTTTGGATTGCAAAATTCCCAAGCGGACACGATACCAAAGATATGGGAGCATGGGAAGCTGTTACCGCAGAGATGGCAAGAAAATGCGGTATTGAGATGGCTGAAAGCAGGGCACAAAAGTTCAGCAACAGACAGCATACTTTTCTCACAAAACGATTTGATAGGATAAATGGAAAACGAATACATTTTGCTTCTGCTATGACATTGTTGGGTTATACGGATGGTACCAACTCGGCAGAAGGCGTCAGCTATTTAGAACTTGCAGAGTGGATTGGACGAAATTGCGACAATGTGTCGCAGAATCTCGAACAATTATGGCGACGCATCGTTTTCAATATCGCTGTATCGAATTGCGATGACCATCTTCGCAATCATGGTTTCCTGCTTACGCCTAAAGGTTGGACACTCTCACCTGCATACGACATCAACCCAGATGAACATGGCATGGGATTAAAACTGAATATTTCAGAAGATGATAATTCTCTTGACTTCGAATTAGCATTGAGTGTTGCTGCCTATTTCGGATTAGATAATGCAACCTCGAATGAAATAATAAATCACACAAAGAAAGTAGTATCAAATTGGCAACAACTTGCCACCCAATATGGAATTTCACGTTCTGAACAAGAAGATAATGCCGGAGCTTTTCGGTATTGA
- a CDS encoding helix-turn-helix domain-containing protein translates to MKRALLPSQQRTLTTLGENIKYARLRRDLSSEQVAERAGISRNTLIKIEKGDEGVAIGYYFRVLAVLGLDKDILLVAKDDELGRRLQDVKLTVKKRASKK, encoded by the coding sequence ATGAAAAGAGCTTTATTACCCAGTCAACAGCGAACGCTGACAACCTTAGGAGAAAATATCAAATATGCACGCCTCCGCCGTGACCTCTCTTCAGAACAAGTTGCAGAGCGTGCCGGGATATCACGAAACACACTTATCAAGATAGAAAAAGGAGACGAGGGTGTCGCTATCGGGTATTATTTTCGCGTGTTAGCAGTCCTTGGATTGGACAAGGATATTTTATTAGTCGCAAAAGATGATGAACTTGGTCGTAGATTGCAAGACGTTAAATTAACAGTAAAAAAACGAGCTTCAAAAAAATAG
- a CDS encoding site-specific integrase codes for MTHTCTKVTVRQRAIRNDKISLYLDYYPAVRNPETMQMSRREYLGIYIYAHPKNEMEREFNNDMLNKAEAIRCIRVQSLINEEFGFLDKHKMKADFLAYFAKMTRSKDQKWKVVYAHFSNFVQGKCSFGEVNVDLCKRFRTYLLNAKQLKHTRHKVSLNSAAGYYSTFRGLLKIAYRDKLLRENINDFLDKIECQDVKKEYLTLDEVKQLAATPCDIPVLKAASLFSCLTGLRISDIMNLQWSDFGIAPDHGYCIRIRTQKTKTEATLPISHEAFELCGEVGTGKVFKGLSRSMINYPLKNWLKQAKINKHITFHCFRHSFATIQIAAGTDIYTVSKMLTHRNVSTTQIYAELVSEKKRESANKISLK; via the coding sequence ATGACACACACATGTACCAAAGTTACAGTACGTCAAAGAGCGATCCGTAACGACAAAATTTCACTTTATCTGGATTATTATCCGGCAGTTCGTAACCCCGAAACGATGCAAATGAGCCGTCGGGAATATCTCGGTATCTATATCTACGCTCACCCAAAGAATGAAATGGAGCGTGAGTTCAACAACGATATGCTGAACAAGGCAGAAGCGATTCGCTGTATCCGGGTGCAGTCGTTAATCAATGAAGAGTTCGGCTTCTTAGACAAGCACAAGATGAAAGCTGATTTCCTAGCCTACTTTGCCAAAATGACGCGTAGCAAAGATCAGAAATGGAAAGTGGTCTACGCCCATTTTTCTAACTTCGTGCAGGGCAAATGCTCGTTTGGTGAAGTGAACGTTGATCTATGCAAGCGGTTCAGAACTTATCTGCTGAATGCCAAACAGCTAAAGCATACGCGGCACAAAGTATCTCTGAACTCCGCAGCAGGGTACTACTCCACATTCAGAGGTTTGCTAAAAATAGCGTATCGTGATAAATTGCTACGTGAGAATATCAACGACTTTCTGGATAAGATAGAATGTCAGGACGTAAAGAAAGAGTATCTAACATTGGACGAGGTGAAACAGTTAGCTGCAACACCGTGCGACATCCCTGTTCTCAAAGCGGCCTCTCTGTTCTCTTGTCTGACAGGACTTCGTATCAGTGATATCATGAACCTACAATGGTCGGACTTCGGTATTGCCCCCGACCACGGCTATTGTATTCGTATCCGCACTCAAAAGACCAAAACCGAAGCCACGCTCCCCATCAGCCACGAGGCTTTCGAACTTTGTGGAGAGGTTGGAACGGGGAAAGTGTTTAAGGGACTTAGCCGAAGCATGATAAATTACCCGCTTAAAAACTGGCTAAAGCAAGCTAAGATAAATAAACATATCACTTTCCATTGCTTTCGGCATAGCTTTGCGACCATTCAAATTGCTGCCGGAACAGATATTTACACCGTCAGCAAGATGCTGACCCATCGGAACGTATCGACTACGCAAATATATGCGGAACTGGTAAGTGAAAAGAAACGGGAGTCGGCAAATAAGATCTCTCTAAAATAG